From Syngnathus typhle isolate RoL2023-S1 ecotype Sweden linkage group LG13, RoL_Styp_1.0, whole genome shotgun sequence, a single genomic window includes:
- the retreg1 gene encoding reticulophagy regulator 1 isoform X2, producing MLANPVAPSPADGAEEAALGPPAREEAPFGWSAGGLPSGLVDWKRRTCRTFALFAAANAGIWLLARIWMRMYCLVAVLLVLMVLLATVKDAIGSRSKGGATWCSRWETMEPDSAQKSGSDLHLSDSLRLLLQEASAFKQQNPGKFCLLVCSFCTFFAVLGRYIPGIVISYLLVLWAFLWPVLSSPEASSWLKPLLQKLHFGLATLLQKIKEDHERRILKARIEESVESERSSMFAKLDSAACKELSVSDTSVSDVTWTDNLTLSEENTPQTENSEDLDREEVFSGGLHDFPSVDNGTTTNGEDDEEEDFGLPLPIGNKRTVPPPDDGASLDLVQTVMRATIVAAIQETAVGFRLPKVTEESDSEVDDFELLDQAELDQLGAELDLAAGDGAKTAAEESGGKAPPGFFAKLLRRH from the exons ATGCTGGCAAACCCGGTAGCACCAAGCCCGGCCGACGGCGCGGAGGAGGCAGCCCTGGGCCCTCCCGCCAGGGAAGAGGCACCCTTCGGCTGGTCCGCTGGGGGTCTCCCGTCCGGCCTGGTGGACTGGAAGCGCAGAACgtgcagaacttttgccttgTTCGCTGCAGCCAACGCGGGCATCTG GTTGTTGGCTCGCATCTGGATGCGAATGTACTGCCTGGTCGCCGTCTTGCTGGTTCTGATGGTTCTCTTGGCGACCGTCAAGGATGCCATCGGCTCCCGAAGCAAAG GAGGAGCCACGTGGTGCAGCCG CTGGGAGACGATGGAGCCGGACTCGGCCCAGAAGTCGGGCTCAGACCTGCACCTGAGTGACTCTCTGCGGCTGCTCCTGCAGGAGGCATCAGCCTTCAAGCAGCAGAACCCCGGCAAG TTCTGTTTGCTGGTGTGCAGCTTCTGCACTTTCTTTGCGGTCCTCGGACGCTACATTCCTGGGATCGTCATCTCCTACCTTCTCG TGTTGTGGGCGTTCCTGTGGCCGGTGCTGTCTTCTCCGGAGGCGTCCTCGTGGCTGAAGCCGCTTCTGCAAAAACTGCACTTTGGCTTGGCAACATTGCTGCAAAAGATAAAAGAGGATCACG AGAGAAGAATCCTCAAGGCTCGGATTGAGGAGTCCGTGGAGTCGGAGCGCTCGTCCATGTTTGCCAAG CTGGATTCGGCGGCATGTAAGGAACTGTCGGTGTCGGACACGTCGGTGTCGGACGTGACTTGGACGGACAACTTGACCCTGTCGGAGGAGAACACGCCGCAGACGGAGAACTCTGAAG ACCTGGACAGAGAGGAGGTGTTCTCTGGGGGTCTCCATGACTTCCCCTCTGTGGACAATGGCACTACCACCAATGGCGAGGACGACGAAGAAGAGGACTTCGGCCTTCCTCTGCCAATCGGGAACAAGCGCACCGTTCCGCCTCCCGATGACGGCGCCAGCCTAGACCTGGTCCAGACCGTGATGCGGGCCACTATTGTGGCCGCCATCCAGGAGACAGCTGTGGGCTTCAGACTCCCCAAGGTGACCGAGGAGTCGGACAGCGAGGTTGACGACTTTGAGCTGCTGGACCAGGCGGAGCTGGACCAGCTGGGGGCGGAACTGGATCTTGCGGCAGGGGACGGAGCCAAGACTGCCGCTGAAGAAAGCGGTGGAAAAGCTCCGCCGGGGTTCTTCGCCAAACTTCTGAGACGCCACTGA
- the retreg1 gene encoding reticulophagy regulator 1 isoform X1, producing MLANPVAPSPADGAEEAALGPPAREEAPFGWSAGGLPSGLVDWKRRTCRTFALFAAANAGIWLLARIWMRMYCLVAVLLVLMVLLATVKDAIGSRSKGGATWCSRYVCWETMEPDSAQKSGSDLHLSDSLRLLLQEASAFKQQNPGKFCLLVCSFCTFFAVLGRYIPGIVISYLLVLWAFLWPVLSSPEASSWLKPLLQKLHFGLATLLQKIKEDHERRILKARIEESVESERSSMFAKLDSAACKELSVSDTSVSDVTWTDNLTLSEENTPQTENSEDLDREEVFSGGLHDFPSVDNGTTTNGEDDEEEDFGLPLPIGNKRTVPPPDDGASLDLVQTVMRATIVAAIQETAVGFRLPKVTEESDSEVDDFELLDQAELDQLGAELDLAAGDGAKTAAEESGGKAPPGFFAKLLRRH from the exons ATGCTGGCAAACCCGGTAGCACCAAGCCCGGCCGACGGCGCGGAGGAGGCAGCCCTGGGCCCTCCCGCCAGGGAAGAGGCACCCTTCGGCTGGTCCGCTGGGGGTCTCCCGTCCGGCCTGGTGGACTGGAAGCGCAGAACgtgcagaacttttgccttgTTCGCTGCAGCCAACGCGGGCATCTG GTTGTTGGCTCGCATCTGGATGCGAATGTACTGCCTGGTCGCCGTCTTGCTGGTTCTGATGGTTCTCTTGGCGACCGTCAAGGATGCCATCGGCTCCCGAAGCAAAG GAGGAGCCACGTGGTGCAGCCGGTACGTATG CTGGGAGACGATGGAGCCGGACTCGGCCCAGAAGTCGGGCTCAGACCTGCACCTGAGTGACTCTCTGCGGCTGCTCCTGCAGGAGGCATCAGCCTTCAAGCAGCAGAACCCCGGCAAG TTCTGTTTGCTGGTGTGCAGCTTCTGCACTTTCTTTGCGGTCCTCGGACGCTACATTCCTGGGATCGTCATCTCCTACCTTCTCG TGTTGTGGGCGTTCCTGTGGCCGGTGCTGTCTTCTCCGGAGGCGTCCTCGTGGCTGAAGCCGCTTCTGCAAAAACTGCACTTTGGCTTGGCAACATTGCTGCAAAAGATAAAAGAGGATCACG AGAGAAGAATCCTCAAGGCTCGGATTGAGGAGTCCGTGGAGTCGGAGCGCTCGTCCATGTTTGCCAAG CTGGATTCGGCGGCATGTAAGGAACTGTCGGTGTCGGACACGTCGGTGTCGGACGTGACTTGGACGGACAACTTGACCCTGTCGGAGGAGAACACGCCGCAGACGGAGAACTCTGAAG ACCTGGACAGAGAGGAGGTGTTCTCTGGGGGTCTCCATGACTTCCCCTCTGTGGACAATGGCACTACCACCAATGGCGAGGACGACGAAGAAGAGGACTTCGGCCTTCCTCTGCCAATCGGGAACAAGCGCACCGTTCCGCCTCCCGATGACGGCGCCAGCCTAGACCTGGTCCAGACCGTGATGCGGGCCACTATTGTGGCCGCCATCCAGGAGACAGCTGTGGGCTTCAGACTCCCCAAGGTGACCGAGGAGTCGGACAGCGAGGTTGACGACTTTGAGCTGCTGGACCAGGCGGAGCTGGACCAGCTGGGGGCGGAACTGGATCTTGCGGCAGGGGACGGAGCCAAGACTGCCGCTGAAGAAAGCGGTGGAAAAGCTCCGCCGGGGTTCTTCGCCAAACTTCTGAGACGCCACTGA